Genomic DNA from Candidatus Eisenbacteria bacterium:
CTTCCCCCTTCACCGGCTTGAGGCATCGAACCCCTCCACGAGAAACGGCGCTGGCCCCTTGAGTCTCCCCCTTCGGGGAGTCGGGGGTCAACGCCCCGGTGAAGTCATGTGCCCGCGAGGTATTCCTTGAGGGTACAATCCTCAGTGCCGCCAGCGCCCCTGTGGACCTCCCTCCGAGGACCCAGGTCATGCGGACCGTGTCACGCGATCCGGCGCATCCAGCGCCCTTCGCGCGCGTCGTGCTCCTCTCGCTTCTCACGTCGGGCGCTCTACTCGCACCGGCGCCCGTTGCCGCCCAGCCATCGCCCATCCTCTCGCGCGCCGCCGCGTTCGATCCTTCCATCCAGACCGCCGCCATGGGAGGCGCGTCGGTCGCGGTCTTCTGGCTGGAGGAGCCGAACGAGTGGGGGAACCCGGCGACGCTCGGATTCGTGCGTGGCGTGCGATACGTGCACGGCGAGATGCACCGGGACGCACCCTCCCCCGAGCAGGAAGTCGAGCTCCGGTCCGACCGACTTCTGGCCGGAATCTCGGGAATCGGCGTCTCGCTCGCGGGAAAGCCGATCGAATCGCTGGGCGGGCTTCGGCTCGACTACGCGCCCCAGACCGTCAGCGACGGGTTCGGCGGTTTCGTCGTCGTCAGGCCCTATGAAGAGGTCCGCTCCTTCTCCGTGGGCGTGAGCGTGTTGGATGTGCTCTCCAATCTCGGCTCCATCGGGTTTCGCGACCGGATCTCCCTCTCGGTCGGACACACCTGGAAGGATCTCATCGCGCACGGCCTCGACCCTGGGGGCGTGGAGCCCAGTACCGAATCGGGAGAGTCGATGGACCGGGGTGCGCTGGTGCGGGTCGTGCCGATCGACGGGATCGGCACGTCCCTCCTCGCGCCGCGAGACGCCATGGGCGTGAGGCTCGAGCTGGGCGGAGGCTACACCGAGCGGAACTATGGCGAACCGTCCAGCCAGGACGTCGTGCGGGTTCTGGAGCGGGAGACGCTCCGTGGCGCGAGCGGAAGGCTGACCACGGCATTACCCACCGGGATCGGAAGGGGATGGTTCTGGGACTTCGCCACGCCGACGATCTCGTTTGCCTTCACCTACGAGCGCACCAAGGGCGAATCGCCCGGCGCCAACGGTGAGGACTACGATCTCGTCCGATCCGGAGGCGAGATCTCGATCCTCGACATGATCGCCCTGCGCCTTGGCCGCGTGGACGACGAGGAAGGTGGTGTCGAAGGGAACACGTGGGGCGCCGGCATATCGCTCCAGTACCGCAAGGCCGTCGGCGTGCGGTTCGACTGGGCGCGCGTGCCGGGGGAAGCGGAGGCCTCGGAACTCGATCGCTATGCGGTCACGCTCTTCATCGAGCCCCTGCGGTTCGACGCGTCGGGAGGGTTGGAGTAGCGCCACGCGCTCGCGATACCGAAGGCGGGAAGATCCTGAGTTAGGATACACTCTCACCTCTCCTACCGCCTCCTCCTCACGAGTCTCCGAGGAGGCGCAAGATGCCGGTCCGAACTCCAAGCCGATGGACCTATCGAGGCGAGCGCATGCGTGCGCAGATCCTCGAAGCCGCCACGCGAATGGCTGTGGCGGAAGGCCTGCATCGTGTCACGCTCGGACGGCTTGCCAAGGCGGCGGGCGTGAGCAAGAGCGGCCTGTTCGAGCACTTTGGCTCCATCGAGGAGCTCCACGCGTCCGTCGTGACCGATATCGTCTGGCGGTTCGAAAGGTCCGTTCTCCTCCCGGCTCGGCGGGTGAGGACGGGCATGGAGGCCCTCTACACGCTGCTCCACCGCTAGCTGGTTCACGTCACCGACCCCCGTGAGATCAACCCCGCGGTGCTCGACGTGGGGCCGGGGCGAGGTCGCGACGTGATCGCCGGCTTCTGCTCCACGTCGATGTCCGCTCTTCGGTGGGAGATCTCCGTGACTCGGCAGTCCGGGCAGACCCTTTCGGCGGAGGAGCAGCTCGC
This window encodes:
- a CDS encoding helix-turn-helix domain-containing protein, with product MRAQILEAATRMAVAEGLHRVTLGRLAKAAGVSKSGLFEHFGSIEELHASVVTDIVWRFERSVLLPARRVRTGMEALYTLLHR